The following DNA comes from Miscanthus floridulus cultivar M001 chromosome 5, ASM1932011v1, whole genome shotgun sequence.
CAGAGCACTACGAAAACCTCCTCGGAATGAATGCACTGTTGCTACCATATCACTCTCAGAGAGAGGAGAATTATAGCTATAATCAGACAATACATCAAATTCTTCATGTCCTGGGATGCCAAGTTTTCCGAAGGACACCTCAAACAGAAGTTTGGAAGAATAGTCGAGGTTGTTCAGTGTTAATTCCACTAGTTTGGGGTAGCTCTCCTGATCTTTTGCCCGCTTACTAGCAGGTGGCCTGCGTGGTACACCTGAATCAATGGCTACAATATTAAAGCTAGAAAACTCATGTCCACTAGAAGCATAAGAGTCCTCCAATATGAGGTCACAGACATCTGAGCCGATACTGCCACTAATTGAAACAGCTCTTCTCTGCTTCTGTTTCTGAGGGCTTCTGATGATCTCTGGCTTGTATCGAATGATAGCAGAATCATAAACATCATCTAGCGAGTCAAGGTTTGCATAAGCTTCCCTGTTGGCGACAAGTAGATTTGCATAATTTCCACGCCAGCCAAGGGGACGGCATCGCAGTCTATCCTCATTCCTCAATACGAGGTCCAGGATTAAGACCCTACCTAATGCTTCAGCAGTTTTTTCAGCAGCTTGCCGTGACTCAAATGGCATTACATTCTCTAGCAGAGGGGAGCCATGTACATAACTGCAAAACAGCAAGACATTTGTTTTTTGTTATAATTCATAAGCACTATTTTGATAAGTACATTACTGGTAAGTGGTGTTTATATATACTTCATCAGAAATAGGCAACGGCTCAATTCAAGGGCTTCTAGCATCTCGGCGCAAATCATCTCCTCAAGTTCATCACCAGCAGCTATTGATGCATGTCGAGCATTTTCAACTGCATCCTTGATCTGTTGCCATTCAGACGAGGAGCTATGAATGACTCTTCCCTATATGGGTCAATAGAGTTGTCAGTGCAACATTTTAGTTAGCGTGAGTGCCTGCTAGCATAGTGGATTCTTACTTGAGGAGTTCTCACTCCAAGCCATTTAGCGAGTTCGTACCCAAAGCGTTCGGACTGTGTGGCCATCCTTGAAGGTGCTATTTTAATGACTGCAGCTGTTTCCTTGGATGGAAGGTCAACATGTTCAATAGCTTTGAATAAAGCAATAAAAACAACACCCCCCGAATTTACTGTCACCTAAGCAAAATAGTACAGTCATTAGAAGGACCTAGAGACATGGTTTGTAAAATTAATTCTAATATACATATTCATATAAGATAGCCTACACCTTTAATACCAATATTTCTCCAACTGTAAAAAAGTAATTTGCAAAAACATGGATGGAACAAATGAAAACCTCAAAACTTCTGCTAACGTCATCCTCAGATGGATCAGTACTTGTAGCCGTATGTTTTGTATGGTGCAGTGAGGTGAGAGAGCTCCAACTGAAGTTACTTGACTCAATATCCATCATGGAAACCCTCCCAAGCCTCTCCCAAAGGATTCCTTCTGGCACTTGGTCACAAGGGTCAGGGTCAATGACATTGCTATCAGGATCTGCAAGTTCTAGTACTTCTGAACTGCAATATAGTAAGAGCAACATTAATACTATCAGTTATTGAAACAAAAAGTATGATCTGCCCTGACAAACCCGTCCCCATCCTATGAAGAAACAAATTATACTCATGGTACAAATCATTTGGATACAAATGTGTATTTTCAATTTACTATCGAACAGTAAGTATCAATTTCGGGCTTTGGGATGAAAAGAAGTTAAGATGTTCACACTGTACAAAGTTCACGATGCTTGATTAAATATATGAACGTAAGCAGTTTCAGCATAccaacaacaggtgctggcaccgctCATAAATCAAACATTGAAATTTTGATGAAATTCAGGCACGTGAAAGATTGTCAAAAAGTAATAAAAAACTTAATAGTTGTACAAGTCATAAAAATTCATCGTCTGACTTAATGCATCAGAACTTCAGAAGAGGAATTATGCAAAAAGAAATTTATCAGATCCACATCCAAATGCGTGGCTGAGCATGGAAAGAAGGAGCTGTTCTTTCGCCACCAGGTGGATCACAGGAACTGAAGAGCGAGACGAAGTGGCGGTACCTGGCTGATGAGCGGAGACCCAGacgcccgcacgaggcggccttCCCATTGCGTTTCCTCACCAATGCCACCCACTCCTCGAACCCACCCTGCAGGAATTCATCGAGATCAAGAAAGTGTTGCCCTTCTACTTCCAAGAAAAGGGGACGGGGACCAAATCAAATCAACTTTTTTTTTAAATCGCGATGAGCTTACGAAGGAGGAAGAGCGGGAGAATGATCCGGATTCCGTGGTCCCCTCTTCCATTGCAACTCAAGGGAGATCCCACCGAATGTGCGATTGAAGGTTGGATTGATCCAGGTTTCTTGAAGAAACCGCTTGAGGAAATGTTGTGGAATTTGGTTTGGTTGCGGATCGGAGAAGTCTGCGGGCGAAGGGAAAGGTGGTGCCTTTTGGCCAACTGCTACAAGGGAAGGAGACAGGACAGGAGAGAGGAAACAGTAGCGCATGCGTGGTGCGGACGTGGCCAGCATTTCTCATAGAATCGTTTTGATTTGCCATTATAATTTCGCAAAGTTGGAGATTTACCACTGGTatctcactgacatgtggggcacaCATGAGTGAATGACATGTGGGACAGGATGGCAAATCTCCAATTTAGTAAAATTATAATGGCAGTCTTCAAATTTTCCCTATAAAGAAGTGCTCTGTTTGGGGATGATTTGATTTAACGCATCCTCTTATATATATATCTGTCTACTAGGTATACTCAATATATATTTAATATTAACTAGCAAATATGCTCGTACATTGCAATAGAACATACATCTTATTGTGTGATTACTTGGGCGATTTGCGGGTCAAATATCTATTCAACGCTCGTGTTATCGGttactttgatggacttgtgctGTTCTATTTCGTATGAGCACGGATAGTGAGTTCGGATCACTTACGTGATAAGGAGAGGGCATGCATGCATTGTGGAGAGTAAAAAAACGGTTAGAAGAATTCCTTCTCTTTAATATTCCCTTTATTTCAaactataagatgttttggcttttctacatacatagcttttgctatgcacttagatatatactatATCTGTATTCATTGTAAAAGCAATGTATTTTGAAAAGCCAAAAtggtttataatttggaacgaagcaAGTAGTAAGTAGGTATAATATTTTCTTTTGTAAGATGCCGTTTTTCCATTGTCTTTGGTAATATGTTTTGAGAATTTCTATTTAATAGCTTGCTACATATGGATGTTGTTTTCAATTAATTTTGGATGGATGAGATCGTTTTTTATTCGTGCAAACAAATGATATCTTTGGCTATTTAATTTTTACGTGGGCATGTAAGTTATGCATATGATTGTTTATGTTTATGTCGTGATTCAAAAGAAATATGAAAGCACATATCTTACTTTATACTGACATACATAGTTTGTATTTATACGTATATAGCTAGGAGCCTAGGATTGGAGGACATGCTAGAAgacataaaaaagaaaaaaagaaactcTATGGGTTCTTGCCACGGATTACGTACCATACCCTCTTTAGCCGTAGGTGCCGGACAGCGTTTGGATCGACGAGCACGATTGGGAAACTGAGAACTGAGAGTCTGTGACCGTGAAGTTGgatgaaaaaaaaacatgtggCAGAAATTTTGACTCTTTCATATTAGATATATAGGTATAGATAAAACtataagaaagaaaaaaaattcatCCGTCCTTCAATCTTGCACATCGTTCCTCACTCCTAGCCCACTTGATCTATCACTCTCCTATGTCCTTGTCTCCCTCACTCTAGCCTTGCACTCCAACTACCTATAGGGCTCATTTGGTATAGATTCACGGGGCCCTGTATCTGCACTGTTTCGTTGTACTATTTATTGAATCTAACTTTCTCTCTTCTCTCATTGTAGCACTGGAGCATCCGGAAGCACCGCGCGCTACAGTGCCAGAGCCGGAGCATGCGGGAGCCTAGCCAAAAAGGCCCGTAGCATTGAGTGGGTGTTTGTCCGGGGACTAAAGTTTGGGAGGTGTTATACGGGGGTGTTGCATATGGTATttgaatattaataaaaaaaataaattacagaattcgtcagtaatccgcgagacgaatttattaagcctaattaatccatcattaccacatgttttactgtagcatcacattattaaatcatggactaattaggcttaaaaatttcgtcTCGCGAAATAATTTCAATCTGTGCATTTAATCCCTGTTCGGCTTAtcctatattcggcttgttcggcttcttttttcacccggaatagtattttctctcacaacaattcaaccggaacaatgtttttcagccggTTTCAGCCAAAGTTCTGCCAGCTGAACGGGGccttagtttcgtaattagtatatatttaatactccatacatatgtcaaATATTCGATGGAACAGTGATTAAAGTTTAAGaagtggaaccaaacacccctgagTCTGATCGAATTCACACCCACCCACCTATAGGACGAGTCTCAATTGGTCATTCATTCTCTTCTTTGTTAGTTGCTCATTTTTAACCTCACTTGGTTTATCACCCACCTCCTGTTTACCCCTCGTTTCAATCTTACTTCTGCTCGTCGTCTTAACCTCACTTGGTTTATCACCCACCTCCTGT
Coding sequences within:
- the LOC136452149 gene encoding dual specificity protein phosphatase PHS1-like isoform X1: MEEGTTESGSFSRSSSFGGFEEWVALVRKRNGKAASCGRLGLRSSASSEVLELADPDSNVIDPDPCDQVPEGILWERLGRVSMMDIESSNFSWSSLTSLHHTKHTATSTDPSEDDVSRSFEVTVNSGGVVFIALFKAIEHVDLPSKETAAVIKIAPSRMATQSERFGYELAKWLGVRTPQGRVIHSSSSEWQQIKDAVENARHASIAAGDELEEMICAEMLEALELSRCLFLMNYVHGSPLLENVMPFESRQAAEKTAEALGRVLILDLVLRNEDRLRCRPLGWRGNYANLLVANREAYANLDSLDDVYDSAIIRYKPEIIRSPQKQKQRRAVSISGSIGSDVCDLILEDSYASSGHEFSSFNIVAIDSGVPRRPPASKRAKDQESYPKLVELTLNNLDYSSKLLFEVSFGKLGIPGHEEFDVLSDYSYNSPLSESDMVATVHSFRGGFRSALRDLQRFHIFLITLHQKLDGLLKIFFNLMYKCSNEYAREDAGTSDSPLCSVESQADSNDTDVPRNLRKPSRTLSRDNLDLSSPSCRESFISKHFKGNGDASRGLRLTMKLRDFNKYAKVDSELSKEIEQWNDTLRTEVVKLCQDNNFHTGFFEGTDNSTAVDAYELKVRLEHILERISLISDAASTERPSQITDYLYIGGALAARSTHTLKHLGITHILCLCANEIGQSESQKPDLFEYRNFSIKDDDNADIGDLFQDGSDFIDYVDHLRGKVLVHCFEGKSRSATVVLAYLMLRKNCTLLEAWNMLKKVHRRAHPNDGFAKVLLDLDKKLHGKISMEWQHKRPAMKVCPICGKNAGLSSSSLKLHLQKAHKKISSGSVDSAMTLEIQKAIEAIKAGWSGSDSPAHKSQSHIEGF
- the LOC136452149 gene encoding dual specificity protein phosphatase PHS1-like isoform X2, whose translation is MEEGTTESGSFSRSSSFGGFEEWVALVRKRNGKAASCGRLGLRSSASSEVLELADPDSNVIDPDPCDQVPEGILWERLGRVSMMDIESSNFSWSSLTSLHHTKHTATSTDPSEDDVSRSFEVTVNSGGVVFIALFKAIEHVDLPSKETAAVIKIAPSRMATQSERFGYELAKWLGVRTPQIKDAVENARHASIAAGDELEEMICAEMLEALELSRCLFLMNYVHGSPLLENVMPFESRQAAEKTAEALGRVLILDLVLRNEDRLRCRPLGWRGNYANLLVANREAYANLDSLDDVYDSAIIRYKPEIIRSPQKQKQRRAVSISGSIGSDVCDLILEDSYASSGHEFSSFNIVAIDSGVPRRPPASKRAKDQESYPKLVELTLNNLDYSSKLLFEVSFGKLGIPGHEEFDVLSDYSYNSPLSESDMVATVHSFRGGFRSALRDLQRFHIFLITLHQKLDGLLKIFFNLMYKCSNEYAREDAGTSDSPLCSVESQADSNDTDVPRNLRKPSRTLSRDNLDLSSPSCRESFISKHFKGNGDASRGLRLTMKLRDFNKYAKVDSELSKEIEQWNDTLRTEVVKLCQDNNFHTGFFEGTDNSTAVDAYELKVRLEHILERISLISDAASTERPSQITDYLYIGGALAARSTHTLKHLGITHILCLCANEIGQSESQKPDLFEYRNFSIKDDDNADIGDLFQDGSDFIDYVDHLRGKVLVHCFEGKSRSATVVLAYLMLRKNCTLLEAWNMLKKVHRRAHPNDGFAKVLLDLDKKLHGKISMEWQHKRPAMKVCPICGKNAGLSSSSLKLHLQKAHKKISSGSVDSAMTLEIQKAIEAIKAGWSGSDSPAHKSQSHIEGF